One region of Citrus sinensis cultivar Valencia sweet orange chromosome 6, DVS_A1.0, whole genome shotgun sequence genomic DNA includes:
- the LOC102608609 gene encoding F-box/FBD/LRR-repeat protein At5g53840-like produces the protein MKNCQGVMSSECREIARNSKSKLLRSEVETLSHCTDTTWLLPCNKRKRREDYTCLYDRISELPDDILVTVLSRLTIKEAARTSILSSRWRYLWKWFNGCLNFDNPLTMGDYNWTLGLGSQPLDVERHKFVSWVNQVLRSLQCHSLEGLRICFDVASNGDIHNWINFAVEKKVQKLDLDFSRVQDFSWPVAEYTFSPHLDSYSSFSSLTALSLNTVAVTGEALEHLLSCCHFLEVLTVIHSPCLTSLKVSGPSLRLKYLKLHLVLLQYVEIDAPNIISFEYSGSGIVFFRDVPNLTEVSFDGFVCTYIMHKLRQLSTILLQLHTLKLNLAFVRVPEAVPYDLPELCNLKHLEMEINLFDDDRLLPCAAFLRACPSLYKFTLKLFRVHPSSGTARTVKDHPYLSVCELSVRVVELVGFEGQRAETEFVMYLIEKAKLLEKIIIDPCIPKYLGTPKELLYRDSEEYHSARKHAIELGARFPLWDFVIP, from the exons ATGAAAAATTGCCAAGGAGTCATGAGCTCCGAATGCCGAGAAATTGCCAGAAATTCAAAATCGAAATTGCTGAG GAGCGAGGTGGAGACTCTCTCCCACTGCACAG ACACGACTTGGCTTCTGCCTTGcaataagagaaaaaggagAGAGGATTACACTTGCCTATATGATCGCATTAGCGAACTCCCCGATGATATTCTTGTAACTGTCTTGTCTCGCTTGACTATTAAAGAAGCAGCTAGAACCAGCATATTATCAAGTCGATGGAGATATCTATGGAAGTGGTTTAATGGTTGTTTGAACTTTGACAATCCACTCACTATGGGGGACTATAACTGGACATTGGGTTTGGGAAGTCAGCCACTCGATGTCGAAAGACACAAGTTTGTGAGTTGGGTCAATCAAGTTTTGAGATCACTTCAATGTCACTCTCTGGAAGGGTTAAGGATTTGTTTTGATGTTGCCTCCAATGGGGATATTCATAACTGGATCAATTTTGCTGTAGAAAAGAAAGTTCAGAAGCTTGATTTGGACTTTTCTAGGGTACAAGATTTTTCATGGCCTGTTGCCGAATACACTTTTTCACCGCATCTTGACAGTTATTCTAGCTTCAGTTCTCTTACAGCCCTCAGTTTGAATACTGTAGCTGTGACAGGAGAAGCTCTTGAACATTTGTTATCTTGCTGTCATTTTCTTGAGGTGTTAACCGTAATCCACTCACCATGTCTCACTAGTCTTAAAGTTTCTGGTCCATCACTCAGGTTGAAGTACTTAAAGTTACATCTTGTGCTCTTGCAGTATGTTGAAATTGATGCACCAAATATCATATCTTTTGAATATTCTGGATCaggaattgttttttttagaGATGTTCCAAATCTTACTGAGGTATCTTTTGATGGATTCGTTTGCACCTACATCATGCATAAACTCCGCCAGCTTTCAACCATTCTTCTGCAACTACACACACTTAAGTTGAACCTAGCTTTTGTGAGG GTACCTGAGGCAGTCCCCTATGATCTTCCTGAATTATGTAATCTCAAGCATTTGGAAATggaaatcaatttatttgatgatgatcgTCTCCTTCCTTGTGCTGCTTTCTTGAGGGCATGTCCTTCATTGTATAAATTTACACTGAAG CTATTTCGTGTACATCCCTCATCTGGAACAGCGCGGACTGTCAAGGATCATCCGTATTTATCAGTCTGTGAATTAAGCGTTAGGGTGGTCGAATTGGTAGGATTCGAGGGGCAGAGAGCTGAAACTGAGTTTGTGATGTATTTGATCGAGAAAGCCAAACTGTTAGAGAAGATAATTATTGATCCTTGTATACCTAAGTATTTGGGGACTCCAAAGGAATTACTGTATAGGGACAGTGAGGAGTATCATTCTGCTAGAAAGCATGCTATTGAGTTGGGAGCTAGATTTCCTTTGTGGGATTTTGTGATACCATAG
- the LOC102623425 gene encoding transcription elongation factor TFIIS isoform X1: protein MEKEVMELCEAAKRRAETAASAEGELEEAQCIAALDQLHKSSITCQLLVSTQLVRHLLPLTKHPRQKIQDTASELILSWRSLFLEQMKGDEENGSFAICGEIKSANVEIAKGKRQITSDEFEQALDVEVVKVRRVDQKGAPRSKKLVGSEFIVTEETNSLDNVDAEAIREEKPASAVVPQKLVSMIKCNDYFRERIREKLYKALSKVSGEVDEEVQDKLNGCDPIRVAITAESLMFEKWGHSFGTYEVKYRSILFNLMDPENPDFRRKVLLGHVKPEALIKMSSEEMVSDGSRRLNQQIKKERASDRYLPWKGGYLGPIYHSTRYMCGRCGHKKTTNHGNDQNSSAKRIKCLNCYQYWESTTALYGLLPV from the exons ATGGAGAAAGAGGTCATGGAGTTGTGTGAAGCAGCAAAAAGAAGGGCAGAGACAGCAGCATCCGCAGAAGGAGAGTTGGAGGAAGCACAGTGCATTGCGGCATTGGATCAGCTCCACAAGTCTTCCATCACCTGTCAACTTCTTGTTTCCACGCAG CTTGTAAGGCATCTTCTACCGCTGACAAAACATCCAAGGCAGAAAATCCAGGATACGGCTTCTGAACTGATTTTGTCATGGAGAAGCTTGTTCCTTGAGCAAATGAAAGGAGATGAGGAAAATGGAAGCTTTGCAATCTGTGGTGAGATCAAGTCTGCAAATGTAGAGATTGCCAAGGGCAAGCGGCAGATCACTTCTGATGAGTTTGAACAGGCTTTGGATGTTGAAGTTGTCAAGGTTCGAAGAGTTGATCAGAAGGGTGCACCGAGATCCAAGAAACTGGTAGGATCGGAATTCATTGTGACTGAGGAAACCAACTCATTGGATAATGTCGATGCCGAAGCGATTAGAGAAGAGAAGCCAGCTTCTGCTGTTGTTCCACAGAAGTTGGTTTCTATGATTAAATGCAATGATTACTTTCGGGAAAGGATAAGGGAAAAACTTTACAAGGCATTGTCCAAGGTTTCTGGTGAGGTTGATGAAGAAGTTCAAGATAAATTGAATGGATGTGATCCAATTCGAGTTGCTATTACAGCAGAGTCTCTAATGTTTGAAAAGTGGGGCCACTCTTTTGGAACCTATGAGGTTAAGTATAGATCTATATTGTTTAATCTCATGGATCCAGAAAACCCAGATTTCCGTAGAAAAGTTCTTCTTGGGCATGTCAAGCCAGAGGCACTGATCAAAATGTCTTCGGAAGAAATGGTTAGTGATGGAAGCCGGCGCTTAAATCAACAGATCAAAAAAGAGAGAGCTTCTGACAGGTACCTGCCCTGGAAGGGAGGGTACCTGGGTCCAATTTACCATTCAACGAGATACATGTGTGGTCGATGTGGGCATAAAAAGACCACCAACCACGGGAATGACCAGAATAGTTCAGCAAAACGGATAAAATGTCTTAATTGCTATCAGTATTGGGAATCAACTACGGCCTTGTACGGCCTGCTGCCCGTTTAG